The following is a genomic window from Dehalogenimonas sp. 4OHTPN.
ATCGCTTTGATATACAGGCAAAGCGTTGAGCGGCGGGCCGGGGAAAAGAAATCTAGCAGATGACCAATAATCATTTCGACACCGGCAAATCCGCCCGCTTGGACAACCCAGGCCGCATCGCCGAGTTAAGGATTCCTGAACTTATCCGCGAGACCGGCGGGGTGAAAGCCGGGATGGTCTGCGTCGACCTGGGCTGCGGTACAGGGACGTTTGCCTTACCTATGGCGGAGATCGTCGGAACCACGGGCCATGTCTACGCCGTCGATGACTCCGACGCCATGCTCGATATCCTGAAATCCCGCAAGCCGCCAAAAAGTGTCCTGCCGGTCAAATCGGACTTCACTAAAACCAGCCTGGATGACGCTATCGCCGAATTCTGTCTGGCGGCATTCATCCTACACGAGACCAAAGAGCCGCAGAAGGCACTCGATGAAGCTTACCGGTTATTAAAGCCGGGCGGCAGGCTGCTGGCGATGGAGTGGCGGGCGGAATACGACAGCCCCGGCCCGCCGCAGAAGATAAGAATATCTGCCGAAAAAATTGAAGCCATGTTCCGTTGGGCGGGCTTTAAAGACTTCCGGTGCGATAACTGGACGGAGAAGCATTATTACAGTCTCGGCCTGAAATAGCGAAGACAGCCTGGTTCAACCTCCGGGCGGGTGGACGACGAGAACCGGCAGTGTCCCATACTGCATAATCTTCTCAGTGACGGAACCGAAGACCCAGCGAGTAATGCCGGAAAGACCGTGGGTGGACATGGCAATAAGATCGGCCTTGTTTTCTGATGCATATTTCAGGATTAGATCTGCCGCTGAGCCGGTCTTGACCACCGTTGACACCTTGATGCCCTTCTGCCGCAGTGTTTCGGCGCGCTTGGTTAAGAAGGCGTTCGCCTCTTTTTCGATTTCGGCGTCATCGATAGGCAACGTATAGGCGCCCAGGCCGTCGACGGAGGGCATATAGCGCACCGGTTCAACTACTTGGATGAGCACTATCTCGGCGCCGAAAGCCGGGGCCAGTTCAGCAACCAGGTCTAGCGCTGCCTGGCCGATGCCGGAACCGTCCAGCGGAACCAGGATCTTACTGAACAATGGTGAGCCCTCCGGCGGCGGGGTCTGAACCAGTATGGCGGGCTTGGTGATGCCTGAGAGTATCTTGGCCGCCGTCTTGCCCAACAGCACCGCGCCGCGGCCGGAGGAGCCGTGGGCGGACAGGATTACCAGGTCGGCATTTTTCTCGGCGATGAATTTGTTTATCTCATCCGGCGCCTTACCGCTGCGGAGGTAGGTCTGCCAGGCGGGAGCGCCTGGGTATTTAGTCTTGAGTCGTTCGTCGAGGTGCTGGTGGTAGCTGCGGAACAGGTTGGTAGTGTCCGCGCCTCCGCTTTCGTCCACAGAAACGAGTTCCAGGGCGGCTTGGAAGTGCTGCGCCAGGGCTAGACCATACGGCAGGGTGATCTCGGCCTCGGCCGATCCGTCCAGCGGTATCACCACCTGCTTGATCTGGGGCATGGAAGCCCTCGCTTTTTTCAGTCTTCGCCTGCGTTAACTTTAGTATACCCGCCGCTAACCGCGACGGCAAACACGGGTGACATCTTCACGCGATTTGGCTATAATACCGCCTATTAGACATAAAACCTTTCTGATCTGAGCCTGAGGTCGTGACTCACGCCTTAGGCTTTCGGTTTATGAGGTGATAAATGGCACTTCAACCGGTACAAAATGACGACGAAATCGAACCAGCTTTTCGATGTTTCTGCTGCGGCGTCTGCTGCTCTAAATACCAGGTTCAGATGACCATCGGCGAGGCTCACCGTATCGCCGAAAAGCTGAGGATTGAATGGGACACCTTCGAGTCGGGCTATCTTGACAATGCTTGGCCAGGCGTTAAAACGGTGCTTCTGCGCCACAGCGGCGGCCACTGCGTCTTTCTGGAACCTCAACCCGGCGACAGAACCTTCTTTTGCCGGATCCAGAAGTTCAAACCGGCTTCATGCGTCGAATGGAATGCCGACGCCGATAAAAAAGACTGCCGCGATGGGCTGGCAAAGAGCTGGAACCTAGGATTTGATGAAGCGGGTCATTTCGTCGGCAAAGCTGAAAACATTGCCTCGCTGCAGGCGTTCATCGTTTCGCTGGAATAAACTTAATTCGGCGTCAGGATTCTTTCGGCGCCGCAGCGTTTTTTTGGAACTGCTGTTTTTTCGCGATTTCTTCCAAAGGACGCAGAGTCGTACCGAGGTATTTTTTCACCTCGTTGGAGTCGTTGCAATTAGCGAAAAGCGACTTCAGGCTTATTTTGCCGCTCTTATAGAGTTCAGCCAACGCCTCGTCCATTGTCACCATGCCGTTTTCCCGGCTGGTAGTGATAACGTTGTGCAATTGGTAAACCTTACCATCCCGGATAAGGGCGCGCGCGGCTGGCGTGGCAATCATAAGCTCAACCGCGGCGATTCGCCCGGAACCATCGGCGCGCGGCACCAGCGTCTGGCATACGACCGCAATGAGCAGTGATGCCAGCCGGGTCTCGGCAAGATGCCGCTCTTGCGGCGGGAACAGATCTATGATTCGCTCAACCGCCTGAGGCGCTGAAGGTGCGTGGCTGGTGGAGAGCACCAGGTGCCCGGTTTCAGCTACGGCTAAGGCGGCGGCGGCTGTCTCCGGGTCGCGGATTTCGCCCAGCATGATGACGTCCGGGTTCTGTCTCAGGATATGCCGCAATGCTGAGGGGTAAGAGGTGGTGTCGTCTCCAAGCTGGCGCTGGGTGATAGCGCATTTGATCCGGCGGTGAACATATTCAATCGGATCTTCGATGGTGATGATATGGTGACCGCCGGTCTGGTTCAGGTGGTGGATCATCGCAGCCAGAGTGGTACTCTTACCGGAGCCGGTCGGGCCGGTGACCAGCAGCAAACCACGTGGTTGCTGCACCAGTTCCTTCAGAATCTGAGGCAGCTCAAGTTCGTCGATAGTCGGTACTTTCGGCGGCAGGAGCCGAATAGCCAGGCTCAAACCGTTCATCTGCCTGGCCACGTTACATCGCAGCCGGCCCAAGTCTTGCATAGAATATGCGAAATCCAGTTCTTTGGTGGTCAGGAAAACTTGACGCTGATCTTCATCGGCAAGCTGAACCAGAGCGACGTCAATATCGTGCGCCGTCAGATCCCCAAACCCTTCAACCGGCTGGAGTTCACCATCGATTCTAAGAAGCGGCGGGCTGTCGATCACTAATTGTAAATCTGATGCTTTCAGGTCAACTGCCGTGCGGACCAATTCGAGTACGTCCATAAGTTCAGTTTATATCTGGTAATCAATAAAATACAAGGGGTTTTAAAGAAATATTTTTCGTATTGGTTTAAATGAACGTGACAGTGACAATAATACCGTCCGCTTAGATCATTATTAATGCATAATCTGTCTTACGATAGTTAATATTATTTGCGCATAATAATGGAATATATCAGACTTGACCAGGAAATGATTTGACAGCCTCAGAAAACTTCAATGTGCTTGTTCCGCTAAAACTGAGATAGCGAAGTGCAGTGGAACAACTTAAATAATAATTCAGCTCATTAAAAAATAACGATTGACAACAAATAGCCTGATAGGTAGGATATTGGATTGTCAGGTGATGCATTGAAATGATGTTGTCGCTACGGCGTTTATCCTTTATTCTAGTCGTCGTTATTTCACTCCTGCCGTCAGCTTCCTGTACTCCTGTTGAGGAGCAGACCAGGGTGCTTAATGTTGGCCTGTTGCTGGGCAGCGGCGGTCTGGGTGATCGGTCTTTTAACGACTCTGCCCATGCCGGGCTTCTCGAAGCCCAAACGAAATACAACATCCGGTTTGAAACCGTCGCCTCTGGCAGCAAAGAAGCAAATATTGACGCCCTGCGCCTTTTTGCCCGCAGCGGGTATGATCTTATCATCGCCGTGGCGTTTGAAAACCTGGAGCCTTTGAAGATTGTGGCCGCAGAATTTCCAGGCGTCAAATTCGCCGGAATTGATTTTGAACTAGCCGCGCCCAATGTGTCCTCAATCGTCTACCGGGAGCAGGAAGCCGACTTTTTGATGGGCGCCTTGGCAGCGATGCTCACCCAAACCAAAAAGGTCTGTGTCATCGGCGGTACAGACATCCCGGCCATTCGCCGCATTATTTCAGGCTTTACTCAGGGAGCCGCCTATCAGGACCCTTCAGTCACAGTGATTACGGACTTTGCCGGCACCTTCGCCGATCCCCAGGTCGGCCTGGCGTTGGCGCTTAAACGTTATGGCGAGGGCGTGGATGTAATCCATAATGCCGCTTCACGCACCGGGCTGGGGATCATTCAGGCTGCCCAGCAGACCGGCAAGCTGACAATTGGCACCAGCGGCGACCAGCGCTATCTGGCTCCGGGCAATGTCGTCGGCAATCGCCCAAAACGAGTGGATACGGCGGTACTGCTACTCATAGAGGAAGTCAGGGATGATAAATTCATCGCTGGCACTCGTTCGCTGGGATTGAAAGAGAATGGTCTCTCGCTTGGCCCGTTCGATACCAACCTAGTGACACCGCAGATGGTGGCACGTCTTGATGAGCTGAAACAGAAGGTCATCGGCGGCCTTATAACGATATTGGCCGAATGATTTTGGAAAAGAAACGCTCGTCTCTGCCCGATAGCGGTTGGGTTAAGTTCAGCCTAAAACGGCAGTTAGTCACATCCAGCGTCATCTTCTGGATATTGGCGGTTAGCGTAGTCAGCCTGGCTTTTCTTGGGTTTGGTCAGAGTTATATGCTTCAAGAAACCAGCCAGCGCAATACCCAGATCGCTTCGATTATCGGCCGTGACCTAAATGCTCAAGTGGCGGAGATCCTGGCTGACGCCCGAAACTTTGGCCGGCATCTGGAATTGCTTAATCCGGATGTTTCTGGACAGGTCGGTGCCGCGGTATCGCTTCGGCTTTCGGCGCCTCAAAGATACCGAAGTATTTATTTTTATGATTCCCGGGGAGCGTTGCGTTTCTATATCAACGATAGTGTTGATAATTTGTTCAGGCTGACGAACGCGGAAATCCTGGCACGACCAGCGGCGCCAGTTAATGACTCCGTTCTAGATGCCTATATTTCATCTCGGGCACTGGGCACTTTTCTTTCGGAGGTAAACTTCAGCCCGATTGAAAATGTCCCGGTCATGTATCTGGGCCTACCGCTCAATCCAGCGTTAGGTACGGTAGTGCTAGAAATTGACCTTCAGGGTATTTGGGGTGGTATCCAGCAGATTACGTTCGGCCAAACCGGTTTCGTGTACCTGGTATCGCGTAGCGGAGAGATTGTTGCTCACCGGGAGCCGGCATTAATAGGCCGGCCGTTGCCGGAAGAACTATTGGATCTGATTGATGGCAACGAGGGTTCCGTAGAATATACCGAAGCCGAAAGCGGACAGGTTGTGCTATCAGCCTTCAGCCCGGTCGGGGGCTTGACCGGCTGGGGTGTTATCGTCCAGCAATCTGAGGCGGATGCCCATGCTCCGATTGACCGTATGGCAGCGACTATCGTCGCTCTCTGGGTAGCCATGGGTGTCATCGGCACCGCCGCCATCTTCCGGGCGGTGTCCAATCTGACCAGCCCCATTGTCAAGCTGACCGAGGCTACCAACAGCATCGCCGCTACGGGCAAATTAGCTCGAATATCAGCTTCGGACCGTACGGACGAGCTTGGGCAACTATCCCGCTCCTTCGACCGGATGATCGAGCGCCTCCAGGCTACCGAAGGCAAGCTGGAACACGCTGCGGCTGAAGAGCGTAACCGCCTGGCGAGAGACCTGCACGACGCGGTCAGCCAGACACTTTTTTCTACCTGTATTATCGCGGAAGTACTGCCCAAGCTGTGGGCTAAGAATCCGGAAGAAGGACGCCGGCGGCTGGATGAGATCCAGCGCCTGACCAGGGGTGCCCTGGCTGAAATGCGCACCCTACTCTTCGAACTGCGGCCACAGGTGTTGGCGGACGCAGATATGAGTTACCTGCTGCGCCAACTGGTGGAATCGTTCAACACCCGCCAACCCACCTCGGTGGATCTTCAAGTATCCGAAGAGTGCCAGCTGACTCCGGAGGTCAAGGTGGCCTTTTACCGCGTCGCCCAAGAAGCGCTCAACAATATTGCCAAGCACGCTCAAGCTAATCATATTATGATACAGATGCGCTGCGAATGCGGCTCTGCCGTGCTCAGCGTCAGTGACGATGGTTTGGGCTTTGATCGTTCAGCGACCAGGCCGGAAAGCCTTGGTCTGGGCATCATGCGAGACCGCGCCCGCGATATCGGGGCTGATCTTGAAGTAAAGAGTGAAATTGGCCGCGGCACCGTGGTGAATCTAAAATGGCGCCTGCCGGCCGGGGAGGAAATTCATGGCGGAGACTAAAGCGATCCGGGTTCTGCTGGTTGATGACCATAACGTGGTGCGCAGCGGGTTAAGCGCCATGTTAGCCGCTGAAGACGACCTTGAGCTAGTCGGCGAAGCTGCCGACGGGTCGGAAGGCGTCCGTCAGTGCGAAAAGTTGAAACCGGATGTTGTGCTGATGGATTTGTTGATGCCGGTGATGGACGGCGTTGCTGCAACCAAACTTATCCACGAGCGCTGCCCCGCGGCCAGAGTGATTATCCTGACCTCGTTCAAAGAGCGGGAACAGGTGGACGGAGCGCTCAAGGCTGGCGCCATGAGCTATTTGCTTAAGACAGTCTCGGCAGCTGAACTGGTAGCCGCTATCCGCGGCGCCATGGCCGGCCAGTCCAAGTTATCATCAGAAGCCACCCAGGTACTGATTGAAGAAATGCGGCATCCTTCAGCCCGGGATTATGATCTCACGGAACGGGAGAAAGAGATCCTGGCGTTGATGGTGGACGGCCTGCCTAACTCGGAAATCGCCGATCAACTTGGCGTCTCTGCCTCAACCGCCAAGTTCCACGTATCTAACATCCTCTCCAAGCTCGGTGTCACATCACGCACTGAAGCGGTGTCGATGGCGCTTAAGCAGAAACTGATCAAATAGCGACTTCAGGTGACGGCGCAGCTGCTCGGACTTTCTGGGTTACCAGGTGTGGGGCGGTTGTTCGAAATTACCGCTGATCTATCCTCTCGAAAACCCCGCTCGGCGCGTGGTATTCAAGCAGTTCCCCAGCCTGGAGGTCGAAGTACCAGCCATGGAGCGACAGCCTGCCGGCAGCCATTTTCTCGGTGATGAAAGGGAAGGTATGCAGGTTTTCCAGAGATAGCAATATCGAAGCCATCTCCACCGCCCGCCGCTGTAATTCAGGGCTTTTACCAGGCAGATCTGACAGCACCAGGTCCCGAGCTGCCGACGCAATATCCATCCATTTGGTCAGAAAGCCCATATGATTTTCACCGCGAGCGCCGGCCATCAGGGTGTTGATCCCGCCGCATCCGGAATGTCCCAGTACCACGATATGTTCAACTTCAAGCTGGCAAACTGCGAATTCAAGGGCAGCGCTGACGCCGTGGTTTCTGCCGTCGTCTTCGCAGGGCGGCACCAGGTTCGCCACGTTGCGCACGATGAAAATATCGCCGGGTCCGGCGCCGGTAAGCATAGCCGGGTCGACTCTGGAATCGGAGCAGCCGATGATCATTGTCCGGGGGTGCTGGCTGTGCTTCAGAGTGTCGAAACGGGAACCTCCGGCGCCGAAATAGTCCTCTCGGAAAGCCCTGAAACCAGTGATGAATCGCTCGATATCTTTCACTACCTTATTTGCTCATAAATAATGTGAGGATGCAACTCGTGGCCTGCAATGCTATAATCCTCCAATTATGGAATTGACGCGTGAAGAAGTCCTTCACATAGCCCGGCTGGCTCGGCTCGGTATCGATGATGCTGAAGTAGATCGGCTGCAAAGTCAACTCTCGGACATCCTTGGCCATTTTGCCGTATTGTCACAGGTGGACACCGATGGTGTGCCGCCTACCGCCCACACTGTAGCCCAGTACAACATTCTCGGCTACGACGAACCTATTTCATCGCTGTCGATTGACGCCGTGCTATCGAATGCCCCGGAGCGAGAGGGCGACTTCTTCCGCATCCGAGCTGTGCTCGAATAAACCATGACCATCGACGTTTGTGCATTCACCATAGCCGAGGCGGGGAGACTTCTCAGGGCTAAAGAGCTATCCTCAATCGAACTAACCCGCGCCTACCTTGATCGTATCGATGCCGTCGATCCAAAAATTCAGGCGCTTATGACCGTTACCGGGGGCGTCGCCTTCGATCAGGCCAAGGTAGCCGACGCAATCCTTGCCCGCGGCGAGGGTCATCCTTTGACCGGTATACCCATCATCCTGAAGGATGTCCTGTGCACAAAAGGCATCCGCACTACCTGTTCGTCAAAGATGCTTCAGAATTTCATTCCGCCATATGACGCTGCTGTTGTCGAGCGCCTGCGTACCCTCGGTGCCGTAATCATCGGCAAGAGCAACATGGACGAGTTCGCCATGGGTTCCTCGACCGAGAACTCGGCTTATTTCACCACCAAAAATCCCTGGGATACGACGCGCGTTCCCGGCGGCTCCAGCGGCGGCTCGGCGGCGGCGGTGGCCGCGGGACTGGCCCCGGTCGCCCTGGGCTCCGACACTGGCGGCAGTATCCGTCAGCCGGCGGCTTTCTGCTCTGTGGTTGGCCTGAAGCCGACCTACGGGTTGGTGTCGCGCTATGGGCTTATCGCCTTCGCTTCGTCGCTGGACCAAATAGGCCCGTTCACTAAGGATGTCGCCGATACCGCCCTCATGCTGAATGCCATCGCCGGGTACGACCCGCGCGATTCCACCTCCGTGCCGCAGCCCGAGAACGACTACTATAGTTGTCTGGGTGACAGCGTCAGGGGGATGCGGATCGGAGTACCTCAGGAGTACCTGGCCCAAGGGGTCACCCCAGAGGTAAAGGCCGCCGTCGACGCCGCACTCAAGGTCTATGAGGACCTGGGCTGCAGCATCGAGGAGTGTTCCCTGCCGACCACCGACGCCGCCCTAGCCGTTTATTACATCATCGCCCCGTCGGAGGCCTCGGCCAACCTAGCCCGCTACGACGGCGTTAAATACGGCTTCTCCCATAAAGAGACCGATAGCATGTGGCAGGCCATGGAAAAAACCCGGGCCATCGGTTTCGGGTCGGAGGTCAAGCGCCGCATCATGCTGGGCACCTATGCCCTGTCCGCCGGCTACTACGACGCCTGGTACGTCAAAGCGCAGAAGGTACGCACCGTCATCCGCCGCGAGTTTGACGAGGTTTTTACCAGGTACGACGCCCTGATTACTCCCACGGCGCCGACGGTGCCGTTCAAGATTGGTGAGAAAGCCGCCGACCCGTTTTCTATGTACCTGTCTGACATCTGCACCATCCCGGTCAACATCGCCGGCATCCCCGGCATCTCCATCCAGGGCGGCTTCCACAACGGTCTGCCCATCGGGTTGCAGATCATCGGTAAACCTTTTGACGAGAAGACCATTTTAACACTTGGTTACGCCTTCCAGCAGGTCACCGACTGGCATCTGCGGCAGCCGCAGCTTTAGGCAAGTTCCAAAAAACCGTTCGCGATGAGCGTGTGGAACGGAAGCTTTTTTGGTTAGGATCCCTCACTCTCGTACAAGCCTTTGGCTTTGTTCTGCTGCACAATCTTGTAGAATTCGGCGTTGACGTCGGCGCCGTTCTCCTTGAGCACCCGCTCAGTCATTTCCACGGCGTGCGACAGGTCCAGAAACTCATGCAGCCATTTGTTATGGTCGTCGGGGTTCTTCTTATAGGCCGTAGCGAACTCGGAGTATTCCTCGGCGATCT
Proteins encoded in this region:
- a CDS encoding class I SAM-dependent methyltransferase; this encodes MTNNHFDTGKSARLDNPGRIAELRIPELIRETGGVKAGMVCVDLGCGTGTFALPMAEIVGTTGHVYAVDDSDAMLDILKSRKPPKSVLPVKSDFTKTSLDDAIAEFCLAAFILHETKEPQKALDEAYRLLKPGGRLLAMEWRAEYDSPGPPQKIRISAEKIEAMFRWAGFKDFRCDNWTEKHYYSLGLK
- a CDS encoding universal stress protein, with protein sequence MPQIKQVVIPLDGSAEAEITLPYGLALAQHFQAALELVSVDESGGADTTNLFRSYHQHLDERLKTKYPGAPAWQTYLRSGKAPDEINKFIAEKNADLVILSAHGSSGRGAVLLGKTAAKILSGITKPAILVQTPPPEGSPLFSKILVPLDGSGIGQAALDLVAELAPAFGAEIVLIQVVEPVRYMPSVDGLGAYTLPIDDAEIEKEANAFLTKRAETLRQKGIKVSTVVKTGSAADLILKYASENKADLIAMSTHGLSGITRWVFGSVTEKIMQYGTLPVLVVHPPGG
- a CDS encoding YkgJ family cysteine cluster protein, with product MALQPVQNDDEIEPAFRCFCCGVCCSKYQVQMTIGEAHRIAEKLRIEWDTFESGYLDNAWPGVKTVLLRHSGGHCVFLEPQPGDRTFFCRIQKFKPASCVEWNADADKKDCRDGLAKSWNLGFDEAGHFVGKAENIASLQAFIVSLE
- a CDS encoding PilT/PilU family type 4a pilus ATPase, with the protein product MDVLELVRTAVDLKASDLQLVIDSPPLLRIDGELQPVEGFGDLTAHDIDVALVQLADEDQRQVFLTTKELDFAYSMQDLGRLRCNVARQMNGLSLAIRLLPPKVPTIDELELPQILKELVQQPRGLLLVTGPTGSGKSTTLAAMIHHLNQTGGHHIITIEDPIEYVHRRIKCAITQRQLGDDTTSYPSALRHILRQNPDVIMLGEIRDPETAAAALAVAETGHLVLSTSHAPSAPQAVERIIDLFPPQERHLAETRLASLLIAVVCQTLVPRADGSGRIAAVELMIATPAARALIRDGKVYQLHNVITTSRENGMVTMDEALAELYKSGKISLKSLFANCNDSNEVKKYLGTTLRPLEEIAKKQQFQKNAAAPKES
- a CDS encoding BMP family ABC transporter substrate-binding protein, which produces MMLSLRRLSFILVVVISLLPSASCTPVEEQTRVLNVGLLLGSGGLGDRSFNDSAHAGLLEAQTKYNIRFETVASGSKEANIDALRLFARSGYDLIIAVAFENLEPLKIVAAEFPGVKFAGIDFELAAPNVSSIVYREQEADFLMGALAAMLTQTKKVCVIGGTDIPAIRRIISGFTQGAAYQDPSVTVITDFAGTFADPQVGLALALKRYGEGVDVIHNAASRTGLGIIQAAQQTGKLTIGTSGDQRYLAPGNVVGNRPKRVDTAVLLLIEEVRDDKFIAGTRSLGLKENGLSLGPFDTNLVTPQMVARLDELKQKVIGGLITILAE
- a CDS encoding histidine kinase, with translation MILEKKRSSLPDSGWVKFSLKRQLVTSSVIFWILAVSVVSLAFLGFGQSYMLQETSQRNTQIASIIGRDLNAQVAEILADARNFGRHLELLNPDVSGQVGAAVSLRLSAPQRYRSIYFYDSRGALRFYINDSVDNLFRLTNAEILARPAAPVNDSVLDAYISSRALGTFLSEVNFSPIENVPVMYLGLPLNPALGTVVLEIDLQGIWGGIQQITFGQTGFVYLVSRSGEIVAHREPALIGRPLPEELLDLIDGNEGSVEYTEAESGQVVLSAFSPVGGLTGWGVIVQQSEADAHAPIDRMAATIVALWVAMGVIGTAAIFRAVSNLTSPIVKLTEATNSIAATGKLARISASDRTDELGQLSRSFDRMIERLQATEGKLEHAAAEERNRLARDLHDAVSQTLFSTCIIAEVLPKLWAKNPEEGRRRLDEIQRLTRGALAEMRTLLFELRPQVLADADMSYLLRQLVESFNTRQPTSVDLQVSEECQLTPEVKVAFYRVAQEALNNIAKHAQANHIMIQMRCECGSAVLSVSDDGLGFDRSATRPESLGLGIMRDRARDIGADLEVKSEIGRGTVVNLKWRLPAGEEIHGGD
- a CDS encoding response regulator transcription factor, which encodes MAETKAIRVLLVDDHNVVRSGLSAMLAAEDDLELVGEAADGSEGVRQCEKLKPDVVLMDLLMPVMDGVAATKLIHERCPAARVIILTSFKEREQVDGALKAGAMSYLLKTVSAAELVAAIRGAMAGQSKLSSEATQVLIEEMRHPSARDYDLTEREKEILALMVDGLPNSEIADQLGVSASTAKFHVSNILSKLGVTSRTEAVSMALKQKLIK
- a CDS encoding carbonic anhydrase, producing the protein MKDIERFITGFRAFREDYFGAGGSRFDTLKHSQHPRTMIIGCSDSRVDPAMLTGAGPGDIFIVRNVANLVPPCEDDGRNHGVSAALEFAVCQLEVEHIVVLGHSGCGGINTLMAGARGENHMGFLTKWMDIASAARDLVLSDLPGKSPELQRRAVEMASILLSLENLHTFPFITEKMAAGRLSLHGWYFDLQAGELLEYHAPSGVFERIDQR
- the gatC gene encoding Asp-tRNA(Asn)/Glu-tRNA(Gln) amidotransferase subunit GatC, whose amino-acid sequence is MELTREEVLHIARLARLGIDDAEVDRLQSQLSDILGHFAVLSQVDTDGVPPTAHTVAQYNILGYDEPISSLSIDAVLSNAPEREGDFFRIRAVLE
- the gatA gene encoding Asp-tRNA(Asn)/Glu-tRNA(Gln) amidotransferase subunit GatA; the encoded protein is MTIDVCAFTIAEAGRLLRAKELSSIELTRAYLDRIDAVDPKIQALMTVTGGVAFDQAKVADAILARGEGHPLTGIPIILKDVLCTKGIRTTCSSKMLQNFIPPYDAAVVERLRTLGAVIIGKSNMDEFAMGSSTENSAYFTTKNPWDTTRVPGGSSGGSAAAVAAGLAPVALGSDTGGSIRQPAAFCSVVGLKPTYGLVSRYGLIAFASSLDQIGPFTKDVADTALMLNAIAGYDPRDSTSVPQPENDYYSCLGDSVRGMRIGVPQEYLAQGVTPEVKAAVDAALKVYEDLGCSIEECSLPTTDAALAVYYIIAPSEASANLARYDGVKYGFSHKETDSMWQAMEKTRAIGFGSEVKRRIMLGTYALSAGYYDAWYVKAQKVRTVIRREFDEVFTRYDALITPTAPTVPFKIGEKAADPFSMYLSDICTIPVNIAGIPGISIQGGFHNGLPIGLQIIGKPFDEKTILTLGYAFQQVTDWHLRQPQL